The proteins below come from a single Jaculus jaculus isolate mJacJac1 chromosome 12, mJacJac1.mat.Y.cur, whole genome shotgun sequence genomic window:
- the LOC123453717 gene encoding vomeronasal type-2 receptor 116-like: MVSLMVHYTWNWVGLVISDDDQGIQFLSALREKMQRNGICSAFVNVVPVNNQFYLRRHGIYYEHIMTSSANVIIIYGDTSSTLDETIRMWQYVGTGKIWVTTTQWYDISSKKYLSLDPFHRTFTLSQHHGDIYGFKKFIQTLKSSKYLEDISLEMLGWMYFNCSVSESKWKTLYNFSSNTSLELLTQHTFDVAMSEESYHIYNAAYVVAYSLHELLLQQVDIVYMDIDNRPQSDCWKLNYLLKDMQFTNPVGDLVDMNQKRKLDPDFDIFNSWDFQESLQVKVKTGRFSPYLPQGQQLQLLDDMVEWTPGSGQIPSSVCSVTCTPGFRKSQQEGKAPCCFDCIPCPENEISNDTNMEQCLKCPEDQYGNTEQNRCLQRTVTFLAFGEPLGMALACMALCFCALTSLVLGVFVKHHDTPLVRANNRALSYILLISLIFCFLCSLLFLGRPYSATCILQQTTFGVVFSVAVSTVLAKTITVVLAFKLTTPRKMMRWLLVSGAPNFIIPICILIQLILCGVWLGTSPPFIETDSHSEHGHIIIVCNKGSVSAFYCVLGFLGSLALGSFTIAFFARKLPDKYNEAKFLTFSMLVFCSVWVTFLPVYHSTKGKVMVAVEVFSILASSAGLLGCIFVPKCYVILLRPERISLPKYRDKMLA, from the exons ATGGTCTCTTTGATGGTTCATTATACCTGGAACTGGGTGGGACTGGTCATCTCAGATGATGACCAAGGGATTCAATTTCTGTCAGCCTTGAGAGAAAAGATGCAAAGAAATGGAATCTGCTCTGCTTTTGTGAATGTAGTCCCAGTAAACAACCAGTTTTACTTGAGAAGACATGGAATATATTATGAGCATATTATGACATCATCAGCAAATGTTATCATCATATATGGTGACACTAGCTCTACTCTCGATGAAACCATCAGAATGTGGCAATATGTAGGCACAGGAAAGATCTGGGTCACTACCACACAATGGTATGACATCTCAAGTAAGAAATACTTAAGCCTTGACCCATTTCATAGGACTTTCACTctttctcaacaccatggtgatATTTATGGATTTAAGAAATTTATCCAAACACTGAAATCTTCCAAGTACTTAGAAGACATTTCCTTGGAAATGTTGGGGTGGATGTATTTTAATTGTTCTGTGTCAGAGTCTAAATGGAAAACCTTGTATAATTTTTCATCCAACACATCACTGGAATTGTTGACACAGCACACTTTCGATGTGGCCATGAGTGAGGAGAGTTACCATATATACAATGCTGCATATGTGGTGGCCTACTCCCTCCATGAGCTGCTGCTTCAACAAGtagatattgtatatatggataTTGACAACAGACCTCAGAGTGACTGTTGGAAG CTGAACTATTTACTAAAAGACATGCAATTTACCAACCCTGTTGGAGACTTAGTGGATATGAATCAGAAAAGGAAATTAGACCCAGACTTTGACATTTTCAATTCATGGGATTTTCAAGAAAGTTTGCAGGTAAAGGTGAAAACAGGACGGTTTTCCCCATATCTTCCACAAGGACAACAACTGCAATTACTGGACGACATGGTAGAGTGGACCCCTGGAAGTGGACAG ATTCCTTCCTCTGTGTGTAGTGTAACTTGCACCCCTGGATTCAGAAAATCCCAACAGGAGGGGAAGGCTCCCTGCTGTTTTGATTGTATTCCCTGCCCAGAGAATGAGATTTCCAATGACACAA ATATGGAGCAGTGTTTGAAGTGTCCAGAAGATCAATATGGCAACACAGAACAGAACCGCTGTCTACAAAGAACTGTAACATTTCTTGCATTTGGAGAACCCCTGGGGATGGCTCTGGCCTGCATGGCCCTGTGTTTCTGTGCACTGACCTCTCTAGTTTTGGGGGTATTTGTGAAGCACCATGACACTCCCCTTGTGAGGGCCAACAACCGTGCTCTCAGCTACATCCTGCTCATCTCCCTGATCTTCTGTTTCCTCTGCTCCCTGCTCTTCCTGGGTCGTCCATACTCAGCCACCTGCATCCTGCAGCAGACCACATTTGGAGTGGTTTTCTCTGTGGCTGTTTCCACCGTCTTAGCTAAGACGATCactgtggttctggccttcaAGCTCACCACCCCAAGAAAAATGATGAGGTGGTTGCTGGTATCAGGAGCACCAAACTTCATCATCCCCATCTGCATACTGATCCAACTCATCCTCTGTGGAGTCTGGCTGGGAACATCTCCTCCCTTTATTGAGACAGATTCACATTCTGAACATGGGCACATCATCATTGTGTGCAACAAGGGCTCAGTCTCTGCCTTCTACTGTGTCCTGGGATTCCTTGGCTCCCTCGCCCTGGGTAGCTTCACTATAGCTTTCTTTGCCAGAAAGCTGCCCGACAAGTACAATGAAGCGAAGTTCCTAACCTTCAGCATGCTCGTGTTTTGCAGTGTGTGGGTCACGTTCCTGCCAGTGTAccacagcacaaaggggaaggtcATGGTGGCTGTGGAGGTCTTCTCCATCCTGGCCTCCAGTGCAGGGCTGCTAGGGTGCATCTTTGTCCCTAAATGCTATGTCATTTTGTTAAGGCCAGAGAGGATTTCTCTTCCAAAATACagggataaaatgcttgcttga